Proteins encoded within one genomic window of Setaria italica strain Yugu1 chromosome IV, Setaria_italica_v2.0, whole genome shotgun sequence:
- the LOC101761225 gene encoding spermine synthase isoform X1, with amino-acid sequence MASRDWDLQRATGPMEAGDAGNGSAAAAQIKGSGDDAAHKPLPPCCVKVKAGVPESEAKCHDTVVSGWFTEPRSRFGKTSKMQYYNNPMWPGEAHSLKVEKILYQGKSPYQEILVFESSTYGNVLVLDGIVQLTDKDECAYQEMVTHLPLCSIPSPKNVLVVGGGDGGVLREIARHDSVETIDICEIDQLVIDVCKEFFPNLSIGYKDPRVRLHVGDAVDFLRNSPEGKYDAIIVDSSDPIGPAQALVEKPFFQTIARALKSGGVLCNLAESMWLHTHLIQDMLAICRQTFKGAVHYAWTSVPTYPSGVIGFLLCAKEGRPVNFLTPVNPIEKIQGATKAGKELRFYNSEIHRAAFVLPTFVRRELESYTTPSTSNEKEKPKESVSKSQKIKILPNNAIVTAS; translated from the exons ATGGCTT CCAGAGACTGGGACCTTCAAAGAGCAACAGGACCCATGGAGGCTGGAGACGCAGGAAACGGTTCTGCAGCAGCGGCACAGATAAAGGGAAGTGGGGATGATGCCGCCCACAAACCGCTGCCTCCTTGCTGCGTCAAGGTCAAGGCCGGCGTGCCTGAATCCGAGGCCAAGTGCCATGATACCGTGGTTTCGGGCTGGTTCACCGAACCCAGATCGCGCTTCG GTAAAACAAGCAAAATGCAGTACTACAACAACCCTATGTGGCCTg GAGAGGCTCACTCTCTGAAAGTGGAGAAGATTCTGTACCAAGGGAAATCACCTTACCAAGAGATTTTAGTTTTTGAA TCTTCAACCTATGGAAATGTTCTTGTGCTTGATGGTATAGTTCAGCTGACCGACAAGGACGAATGTGCATACCAGGAAATGGTTACTCACCTTCCACTATGTTCAATTCCATCACCGAAGAAT GTTTTGGTTGTTGgaggtggtgatggtggtgTACTGCGGGAAATAGCCAGACATGATTCAGTGGAGACTATTGATATATGTGAGATTGATCAACTAGTTATTGAT GTTTGCAAAGAGTTCTTTCCGAACTTATCCATTGGATATAAAGATCCTCGTGTCCGACTTCATGTTGGTGATG CTGTTGATTTCTTGAGGAATTCTCCTGAAGGGAAATATGATGCTATTATTGTTGATTCATCAGATCCAATTG GTCCAGCTCAGGCACTTGTGGAGAAACCATTTTTTCAGACAATTGCTAGAGCTTTAAAGTCTGGTGGTGTTCTTTGTAATCTTGCTGAGAGCATGTGGCTGCACACACATTTAATCCAGGATATGCTGGCTATCTGTCGTCAGACATTCAAGGGTGCTGTGCACTATGCATGGACAAGCGTTCCAACATATCCCAG TGGTGTCATTGGATTTTTGCTATGCGCGAAAGAAGGTCGACCCGTGAACTTCTTAACTCCTGTGAACCCAATTGAGAAAATACAAGGAGCTACAAAAGCTGGAAAGGAACTCAGATTTTACAATTCAGAG ATTCATCGGGCTGCTTTTGTTCTGCCAACATTTGTAAGAAGAGAACTGGAATCATATACCACTCCTAGTACTTCTAATGAAAAG GAGAAGCCAAAAGAATCAGTTTCGAAGTCGCAGAAGATAAAGATATTGCCAAACAATGCCATTGTTACAGCTTCCTAG
- the LOC111257080 gene encoding uncharacterized protein LOC111257080, whose amino-acid sequence MGNPLSYISSIEPLNGGNYGSWREKIEIALALSDIDLALTDPCPIAPEDPVRAENESEDDFNARVRDHALIRMQYDLDRAKWDQSNRKCMMVIKSSILEEIRGAIPEYSTAGEYLRKVESQLTVSSHASTLIKGLVTMKYTGGGIREHILRMSNMASKLKPMYLELKDEFVVHLIFASLPKEFEAFVVNYNSQLEK is encoded by the exons ATGG GCAATCCTTTGAGCTACATCTCATCCATAGAGCCCCTCAATGGAGGGAATTACGGCTCGTGGCGAGAGAAGATTGAGATAGCGCTTGCGTTGTCGGATATTGATCTAGCACTGACTGATCCTTGTCCCATAGCTCCGGAGGACCCCGTGAGGGCTGAGAATGAGAGCGAAGATGATTTCAATGCACGGGTGCGTGATCATGCACTAATTAGAATGCAGTACGACCTTGATCGTGCGAAGTGGGACCAGTCGAACAGAAAGTGCATGATGGTGATTAAGAGCTCCATTTTGGAGGAAATAAGGGGAGCAATCCCAGAGTATTCCACTGCCGGGGAGTATCTAAGAAAGGTGGAGAGTCAACTTACTGTCTCTTCACATGCAAGCACTCTTATTAAGGGGCTTGTTACTATGAAGTATACTGGTGGTGGAATAAGGGAGCACATACTGAGAATGAGCAATATGGCTTCCAAGCTCAAGCCTATGTACTTGGAGCTCAAAGATGAGTTTGTAGTCCATTTGATCTTTGCCTCCCTACCCAAGGAGTTTGAGGCTTTTGTTGTTAATTACAACTCACAGTTAGAAAAATGA
- the LOC101768676 gene encoding zinc finger MYM-type protein 1-like: protein MKRKGSATTDLRIFMARAAAKKRQPEPENVNQSCNESQMQVVLFQGQSGSERSTVPPEPVRSNQPPEHGTTEDGESIPVEENDSSDEDKNDYGIEHDPGLRAPISSYDVNDQDSVRRAYIALGPCQPKMKRDAFPQHDCGGMRRFQHKWFAEFKWIEYSVDKDVAFCFVCYLFKDNCKFPGGDAFVVEGFRNWNMKRRIHRHVGAIDSAHSEAEEKYRLFMRPKASIRESVASNTAQFKAKYLARLTWSLKCIRFMLRQGLAFRGHDETKDSLNKGNFRELLAWLAGNFEEVNLVVLENAPQNYQMIDHKIQKQLIDACAHETTKFIIDELGDECFAILADESSDAYLLEQLALCLRFVNKKGEPVERFLGLIQVEHTTSLTLKEAIQSLLIKYQLPLSKGYLVKRSACFALLKLNT from the exons atgaagaggaagggtagTGCCACTACTGATTTGAGGATTTTCATGGCAAGGGCTGCTGCAAAGAAGAGACAACCTGAACCGGAGAATGTTAATCAATCTTGCAATGAAAGTCAAATGCAAGTAGTGTTATTCCAAGGACAAAGTGGTAGTGAAAGAAGCACGGTACCACCTGAACCTGTGAGATCTAATCAGCCACCAGAGCACGGTACAACAGAAGATGGTGAATCCATACCCGTGGAAGAAaatgattctagtgatgaagacAAGAATGATTATGGCATTGAGCATGATCCTGGATTGAGGGCTCCGATCTCAAGCTATGATGTCAATGACCAAGATTCAGTTAGAAGGGCATACATTGCATTGGGGCCATGTCaaccaaagatgaagagggatgcTTTTCCGCAACATGATTGTGGAGGTATGCGCCGCTTCCAACATAAGTGGTTTGCTGAATTTAAGTGGATTGAGTATAGTGTGGATAAAGATGTtgcattttgctttgtttgctaTTTGTTCAAAGATAACTGCAAATTTCCTGGTGGAGATGCTTTTGTTGTTgaagggtttagaaattggaatatgAAAAGGAGAATTCATAGGCATGTTGGTGCTATCGATAGTGCTCAtagtgaagctgaagagaaATATAGATTGTTCATGAGACCTAAGGCATCAATCCGTGAATCTGTTGCATCAAACACTGCACAGTTCAAGGCTAAGTATCTAGCTCGCTTGACATGGTCACTTAAATGCATTAGATTTATGTTGCGTCAAGGGTTGGCTTTTAGGGGTCATGATGAAACAAAGGATTCACTCAACAAGGGGAATTTTCGGGAACTTTTAGCATGGCTAGCAGGAAACTTTGAAGAGGTTAATTTGGTGGTACTAGAGAATGCACCACAAAACTATCAGATGATAGATCACAAGATCCAGAAACAACTCATTGATGCTTGTgctcatgaaacaaccaaatttATCATAGATGAACTTGGTGATGAGTGTTTTGCAATTCTTGCTGATGAGTCAAGTGATGCATACCTACTGGAACAATTGGCTCTTTGTTTGCGTTTTGTCAataaaaaaggagaaccagtTGAGCGGTTTCTAGGTCTTATCCAAGTTGAACATACTACATCATTGACTCTTAAAGAAGCAATTCAGTCCTTGCTTATAAAATATCAATTGCCCCTATCCAAG GGATATCTTGTAAAAAGATCCGCATGCTTCGCATTGCTGAAGCTGAATACATGA
- the LOC101759725 gene encoding LOW QUALITY PROTEIN: cyclic nucleotide-gated ion channel 1 (The sequence of the model RefSeq protein was modified relative to this genomic sequence to represent the inferred CDS: inserted 2 bases in 1 codon; substituted 1 base at 1 genomic stop codon) — protein sequence MDSESSRYEKLESMLHNGSSEPCNLPLEYLRNITNNFSDERLLGEGGFGKVYKGVLQNGETIAEKKLNSSIPGVTDRQFENEAYHLMRLRHPNVVLLTACCSETENTYVEYNGKYICAEKSERLLCLEYMPKGSLRGYLSDFGLSRLFSEEKTWTCTTSRDGTLGYMAPEYINRGLITTKSDIFSFGVIIIEIVTGHRDYPDETEISSQEFIELIINNWRNSLEKSQCYTSFENDCQKIRRCIQIGLLCVKLDRSKRPTTSQIIKMLHEPEGAASAKRKESASLRIEEMRVKRHDTDQWMSYXHLPENLKERIRCYEQYRWQETSGVDEEQLLVNLPKDLRRDIKLHLCLSLLMRVPMFENMDDQLLNGMSDRLKPILYTEGSCIICEGDPVTEMLFIMRGNLMSMTTNGGRTGFFNSDILKGGDFCSEELLTWALDPTSTSSLPNSTRMMKTISKVEAFALRVDDLRFVATQFRRLHSKQLQHQEQWRTWAACFIQAAWHRYCRKKTEYSLYEKEXRLSFAIVIEGSTSLSFMAALYASRFARNMVRILRRKATRKARLPARLLWKPAETNFSAEEQ from the exons ATGGACTCTGAGTCTAGCAGATATGAAAAGCTGGAGAGCATGTTACACAATGGAAGTTCAGAACCATGCAATCTACCATTAGAATATTTGAGAAACATCACAAACAACTTTTCTGATGAGCGACTACTTGGTGAAGGTGGTTTTGGCAAGGTATATAAG GGAGTACTACAAAATGGGGAAACAATTGCTGAAAAGAAACTTAATTCGTCAATACCAGGAGTTACGGATAGGCAATTTGAGAATGAGGCCTATCATCTTATGAGGCTCAGACATCCAAATGTAGTGCTACTTACAGCCTGCTGTTCTGAAACAGAGAATACATATGTAGAGTATAATGGGAAATACATCTGTGCTGAGAAGTCAGAAAGGTTGCTTTGCTTAGAGTACATGCCTAAAGGAAGCCTTCGTGGGTACCTTTCAG ACTTTGGCTTGTCCAGACTCTTCAGTGAGGAGAAAACTTGGACTTGCACGACAAGTCGTGATGGAACATT gggttacaTGGCGCCAGAATACATAAACAGAGGTCTAATCACAACAAAGTCCGACATATTCAGTTTTGGTGTAATAATCATAGAGATAGTGACAGGACACAGGGACTACCCAGATGAGACTGAAATATCTTCCCAGGAATTTATTGAGCTT ATAATTAATAATTGGAGAAATAGTCTGGAAAAATCACAGTGCTATACATCATTTGAGAATGATTGCCAAAAAATAAGAAGATGCATTCAGATCGGTCTTCTCTGTGTGAAACTTGACCGGTCGAAAAGGCCTACAACAAGCCAAATTATCAAAATGCTTCATGAACCGGAAGGTGCAGCAAGCGCCAAGAGAAAAGAG TCAGCCTCTCTGAGAATAGAAGAAATGAGAGTGAAAAGGCATGATACAGATCAGTGGATGTCATATTGACATCTTCCTGAGAACCTCAAGGAAAGAATACGGTGTTATGAACAATACAGATGGCAAGAAACAAGCGGTGTTGATGAAGAGCAACTCCTTGTGAATCTCCCCAAAGATCTTAGGAGGGATATAAAACTACATCTTTGTTTATCACTTCTCATGAGG GTTCCAATGTTTGAAAATATGGACGATCAGCTCTTGAATGGCATGTCTGATCGCCTAAAGCCCATTCTATACACAGAAGGCAGCTGCATCATTTGTGAAGGGGATCCAGTAACCGAAATGCTCTTCATCATGCGAGGAAATCTAATGAGCATGACAACAAATGGTGGAAGGACTGGCTTCTTCAACTCCGACATTCTGAAAGGTGGAGATTTCTGCAGCGAGGAGCTCCTAACATGGGCTCTTGACCCCACATCAACATCAAGCCTCCCCAACTCAACAAGGATGATGAAGACAATTTCCAAAGTCGAAGCTTTTGCTTTGAGGGTTGATGATTTGAGGTTTGTGGCCACCCAGTTCCGACGACTCCACAGCAAGCAGCTCCAGCACCAGGAGCAGTGGAGAACCTGGGCCGCCTGTTTCATCCAAGCAGCCTGGCACCGGTACTGCAGGAAGAAGACTGAATATTCCTTGTACGAGAAGGA GAGGTTGTCGTTCGCGATTGTGATTGAAGGCTCCACCTCTCTCAGCTTCATGGCAGCACTGTATGCTTCACGTTTCGCTAGAAACATGGTACGGATCTTGAGGAGAAAAGCCACGCGCAAGGCCCGGCTGCCTGCGAGACTGCTGTGGAAGCCTGCAGAGACCAACTTCTCTGCGGAAGAGCAGTAA
- the LOC101761225 gene encoding spermine synthase isoform X2: MEAGDAGNGSAAAAQIKGSGDDAAHKPLPPCCVKVKAGVPESEAKCHDTVVSGWFTEPRSRFGKTSKMQYYNNPMWPGEAHSLKVEKILYQGKSPYQEILVFESSTYGNVLVLDGIVQLTDKDECAYQEMVTHLPLCSIPSPKNVLVVGGGDGGVLREIARHDSVETIDICEIDQLVIDVCKEFFPNLSIGYKDPRVRLHVGDAVDFLRNSPEGKYDAIIVDSSDPIGPAQALVEKPFFQTIARALKSGGVLCNLAESMWLHTHLIQDMLAICRQTFKGAVHYAWTSVPTYPSGVIGFLLCAKEGRPVNFLTPVNPIEKIQGATKAGKELRFYNSEIHRAAFVLPTFVRRELESYTTPSTSNEKEKPKESVSKSQKIKILPNNAIVTAS, encoded by the exons ATGGAGGCTGGAGACGCAGGAAACGGTTCTGCAGCAGCGGCACAGATAAAGGGAAGTGGGGATGATGCCGCCCACAAACCGCTGCCTCCTTGCTGCGTCAAGGTCAAGGCCGGCGTGCCTGAATCCGAGGCCAAGTGCCATGATACCGTGGTTTCGGGCTGGTTCACCGAACCCAGATCGCGCTTCG GTAAAACAAGCAAAATGCAGTACTACAACAACCCTATGTGGCCTg GAGAGGCTCACTCTCTGAAAGTGGAGAAGATTCTGTACCAAGGGAAATCACCTTACCAAGAGATTTTAGTTTTTGAA TCTTCAACCTATGGAAATGTTCTTGTGCTTGATGGTATAGTTCAGCTGACCGACAAGGACGAATGTGCATACCAGGAAATGGTTACTCACCTTCCACTATGTTCAATTCCATCACCGAAGAAT GTTTTGGTTGTTGgaggtggtgatggtggtgTACTGCGGGAAATAGCCAGACATGATTCAGTGGAGACTATTGATATATGTGAGATTGATCAACTAGTTATTGAT GTTTGCAAAGAGTTCTTTCCGAACTTATCCATTGGATATAAAGATCCTCGTGTCCGACTTCATGTTGGTGATG CTGTTGATTTCTTGAGGAATTCTCCTGAAGGGAAATATGATGCTATTATTGTTGATTCATCAGATCCAATTG GTCCAGCTCAGGCACTTGTGGAGAAACCATTTTTTCAGACAATTGCTAGAGCTTTAAAGTCTGGTGGTGTTCTTTGTAATCTTGCTGAGAGCATGTGGCTGCACACACATTTAATCCAGGATATGCTGGCTATCTGTCGTCAGACATTCAAGGGTGCTGTGCACTATGCATGGACAAGCGTTCCAACATATCCCAG TGGTGTCATTGGATTTTTGCTATGCGCGAAAGAAGGTCGACCCGTGAACTTCTTAACTCCTGTGAACCCAATTGAGAAAATACAAGGAGCTACAAAAGCTGGAAAGGAACTCAGATTTTACAATTCAGAG ATTCATCGGGCTGCTTTTGTTCTGCCAACATTTGTAAGAAGAGAACTGGAATCATATACCACTCCTAGTACTTCTAATGAAAAG GAGAAGCCAAAAGAATCAGTTTCGAAGTCGCAGAAGATAAAGATATTGCCAAACAATGCCATTGTTACAGCTTCCTAG